The genome window CAATCATCAGCGAACTGCTGCTCAATATCGACGATTCTCCCCCGCCTCTGCCGATGTGCAGTCAAGCCCAGCCGGCGCTCTTTGTCTCCAGAACAAGTCCTACTCTGCAGGACGCTTTGATACGTTTACTCAGCCTGCTCGCCGATCCTGCCGACCTGCGGATACTGGGACCATCCATCGTACGGGAGATCCTGTACCGGGTCCTTCAGGGTGAACAGGGAGGGCAGCTCCGACATCTGGTACTTCGGAGCAGCAACAGCCATCAGATCGCGGGCATTACACGCTTCCTCAATGAGAACTTCAGCGAGAGATTGAGCATCGATGACATTGCCCGTGTTGCCGGCATGAGCACCTCCGCCCTGCATCACAACTTTCGGGAAGTGACCAGCATGTCTCCTCTGCAATATCTGAAGAAGATCCGACTGCATCACTCCCGCACATTGATGGTCGCCCACGGACTCAACGCCAGCGAAGCCGGTTTTCAGGTCGGGTACTCGAACCCGTCCCAGTTCAACCGGGAGTTTAAAAGGTTGTTCGGGCTTCCACCCGGAAAACTGTTAAAAAAGATGTCAGAATCGGAATAGCCCGGCGGGAAATTGAAAACATCTACCACCCTCGTTTGTCGTTGACAGAAAAAATCGATTTCCTTACCATTGGCGGTAAGTCTAATCCTCAAATCCTGATTCTCAAGGGGGGTTCCCCGATGTGTCGACACGCTTCGAATGTCATTACATTCCGTATTTCAATATTCATTCTTCTGGTCGCGTTTATTCCCGTCAACGCCGGGACAATATTTGTCAACGAAACGGCTACAGGAGCCAATAACGGATCTTCATGGACAGACGCCTACACAAATCTGCAGAGTGCCATGGGAACAGCTGTCTCGCTTGACGAGATCTGGGTGGCGGCAGGCACCTATAAACCTGCACCAGGGTCCGTCCGGACAGGCACTTTTCTGCTTTTGAACGGCGTAGCTCTTTATGGTGGATTCGCCGGTAACGAGGCCTCTGTCGGCCAGCGCGACTGGGACGCGAATGTATCTGTCCTGAGCGGAGATATCGGAGTCGTCGGCATCAGCACAGACAACAGCTACCATGTGGTAACCGGAAGCTGGACAAATTCAACTGCTATCCTCGATGGATTTACGGTGACCGGTGGCAGAGCGGATGTCTATCCCGATCATACCGGGGGTGGAATGTATAACGATGCCGGCAGCCCGATGATCCGCAACATCATCTTTACGGATTGTTTTGCATCACACTCCGGCGGCGGAATGCGCAACGATGCAAGCAGTCCTACACTTTTAAACGTGACTTTCCTGAACAATTACGCCGACACACACGGAGGCGGTATGTACAACTACCGCTACAGCAATGTGATTCTGATAAATGTCACCTTTACCGGCAACACCACGTATGAGTATGGCGGCGGAATGTACAACGACGACAGTCATCCGGTGCTGAATTATGTGACTTTCCAGGGAAATTCCTGCATCGGATCCCCGACGCTCGGTGGAGGCATGTACAACGACACCGGTAGCAGGCCAGAGCTGACAGATGTAACTTTTGCGGGGAACTCTGCCGAACGCGGTGGCGGGTTATGCAGCTTTGGCGGCAGCGCCCCGGCACTTGTCCGTGTAATTTTCTCGGAGAACAATGCCTGGCGCGGTGGAGGGATGTACAGTGACACCAGTGATCCAACACTCGTAAATGTTGTCTTTCAGGGAAATGAAGCTACAGGCACGAACGCTTTCGGAGGCGGGATGTACAACCGTGACAATTCACCGGAACTCGTCAATGTGACTTTTTCGGGAAACGTCGCGGACGATGGCAGCGGTGGTGGAATATCCAATCTCAACAGTACCCCCTCGATCACCAACGTGATCCTCTGGGGCAATACCGCAGTGACATCCGGGAACGAGATCTATAACGTATCGAGTACTCCTGTCATCTCATATTCGCTTATCGAAAACTGCGGTGTCAGCAGCGGCGCATGGGATACATCCCTTGGCACCGATGGTGGAAACAACATCGACACTGATCCATCGTTCAAGGACACTGCCACAGGCAATCTGCGTATATGGTCTTCGTCACACGCGATTGAAGCAGGAAATAATGCAGCTGTTCCGGCTGGCATTACAACCGATCTTGACGGCAACACGCGGATCTACGGCATGTATGTGGATATCGGGGCCTACGAGTACCAGGGCATACCGACTGGTATCGGTGACGATCCGGCTTCCATGCCGCAGGGACCGATCTTTCGTGCTGTCTATCCGAATCCGTTCAACCCTTCCGTAATCATTGAGTTCGACCTCGCTCAGAAAAAACCGATTCGGCTGAGCATCTATGATGCCGGCGGACGGCTGGTGCGAATTCTCGTAGACGAGATCCGGGATCCAGGGCCACACCAGGTCATCTGGAATGGAAGGGACAAGGCAAATACAGCAGTTTCGAGCGGAATGTACTTCGTTCGTTTCGAATCGGACGGACTGGTGACTACTAAAAAAATCGTTCTGCTGAGATAGTTAAAACAGAAAAACCGGGATTTTAACGCCGACGAATAATTTGTACAGATATTGGAACAACTGCTGCTGAAGCATATTCTTGAGTCATTCAAACTGACAATATAATCATCTAATTTTGTCTCTACCTGTCAGGAGAGTTATTTATGAAGTTCCATTTATTTGTTGTCTTGATACTGGGGTTATTCTTTTTGTCCTGTGGAACCGATGATAACAATAAAAGTCCTGTTGGTCCCGACCTGGATATCAGTTACTGGGTCGACGAAAAACTTACCGTCGATTTAGGCGAGGATGTATATGGCTATGCTCGTTCCTGCGCTATTCAGACTGATGGTAAAATTGTGGTAGCTGGATACAGCAATAGCGATTCTGACTATGACTTTACCGTTACCCGTTTTTATTCAAATGGTCAACCAGATGCTACTTTTGGTACAAGTGGAATAGTCACCAGTGATGAAATAGTTGCAGGTAATGATTGTGCCGTTCAAAGTGATGGTAAAATTATTGTTGCTGTCGACGGCGGAGCAGATGGCAAAGGCTGGGCTCTGATTCGCCTCTAGCGCTGTTCGGTTCCGGACCCGGCCCCCTGACTTTATTCGGATTCCTGGTGCCAGAGATGTAGTGGGGGGGCTGAACACCCCCCCCCACTCATCACTACTCAAGATCACAGGACAAACTCAGAC of Candidatus Latescibacterota bacterium contains these proteins:
- a CDS encoding T9SS type A sorting domain-containing protein produces the protein MCRHASNVITFRISIFILLVAFIPVNAGTIFVNETATGANNGSSWTDAYTNLQSAMGTAVSLDEIWVAAGTYKPAPGSVRTGTFLLLNGVALYGGFAGNEASVGQRDWDANVSVLSGDIGVVGISTDNSYHVVTGSWTNSTAILDGFTVTGGRADVYPDHTGGGMYNDAGSPMIRNIIFTDCFASHSGGGMRNDASSPTLLNVTFLNNYADTHGGGMYNYRYSNVILINVTFTGNTTYEYGGGMYNDDSHPVLNYVTFQGNSCIGSPTLGGGMYNDTGSRPELTDVTFAGNSAERGGGLCSFGGSAPALVRVIFSENNAWRGGGMYSDTSDPTLVNVVFQGNEATGTNAFGGGMYNRDNSPELVNVTFSGNVADDGSGGGISNLNSTPSITNVILWGNTAVTSGNEIYNVSSTPVISYSLIENCGVSSGAWDTSLGTDGGNNIDTDPSFKDTATGNLRIWSSSHAIEAGNNAAVPAGITTDLDGNTRIYGMYVDIGAYEYQGIPTGIGDDPASMPQGPIFRAVYPNPFNPSVIIEFDLAQKKPIRLSIYDAGGRLVRILVDEIRDPGPHQVIWNGRDKANTAVSSGMYFVRFESDGLVTTKKIVLLR
- a CDS encoding AraC family transcriptional regulator; translated protein: MKKNVSAPTGDRSSELARLVGSIAVKDGLFETLWPGLLVSRISTPLPRQPVPYRSSLCVVVQGQKQIFLGERVYTYDPLQYLLVPIALPLEMEVTRATQKKPILGLGLDLDLPIISELLLNIDDSPPPLPMCSQAQPALFVSRTSPTLQDALIRLLSLLADPADLRILGPSIVREILYRVLQGEQGGQLRHLVLRSSNSHQIAGITRFLNENFSERLSIDDIARVAGMSTSALHHNFREVTSMSPLQYLKKIRLHHSRTLMVAHGLNASEAGFQVGYSNPSQFNREFKRLFGLPPGKLLKKMSESE